In one window of Thalassotalea agarivorans DNA:
- a CDS encoding DEAD/DEAH box helicase, producing the protein MSVDAIGLSPTVLKAIKEVGYKNLTPIQQQAIPVIRSGNDVLASAQTGTGKTAAFALPVIEQLLKGKHEGSEPVLKALILAPTRELAIQVEKNIATYSHYTNLKTAVVYGGGKMASQTNKLKAGVDILVATPGRLLEHLSLRTINVSQVKYVVLDEADRMLDMGFQTDIERVFNAITHKHQTLLFSATFSDKVKSIAKQFLTHPKVIQTAKQNTTSGKVKQSVYWVSEERKRELLSELIGVNNWQQVLVFAGTKESANILAKELKLDGIKAALVHGDRSQGARNKALEQFVAGQVRVLVATDVAARGLDIEDLPYVVNFHLPFLAEDYVHRVGRTGRAGKTGTAISLVSPKDEKFLGNIEQLVGRRFERIVVPGYEMDRPVPEHVTQANSKADKPNRYKATQAKNQAIAKKRNSKTNTRKGHKKPAIASKKRKR; encoded by the coding sequence ATGAGCGTAGACGCTATCGGTCTATCGCCTACCGTATTAAAGGCGATTAAAGAGGTTGGTTATAAAAACCTAACACCGATTCAACAACAAGCGATACCCGTGATCCGATCGGGTAACGACGTATTAGCGAGCGCGCAAACAGGAACAGGTAAAACTGCCGCATTTGCTTTGCCAGTTATCGAGCAGTTGTTGAAAGGGAAACATGAAGGTAGCGAGCCTGTACTTAAAGCGCTTATATTGGCGCCAACACGAGAGCTTGCCATTCAAGTTGAAAAGAATATAGCCACTTATAGTCATTATACTAATCTAAAAACGGCCGTAGTCTATGGCGGTGGTAAAATGGCGAGTCAAACAAACAAACTGAAGGCGGGTGTCGATATCTTAGTCGCCACGCCTGGACGATTATTAGAGCACTTGTCACTGCGCACAATTAATGTAAGTCAAGTGAAGTATGTAGTGCTAGATGAAGCCGATCGCATGTTAGATATGGGCTTTCAAACCGATATTGAACGCGTATTTAATGCAATCACCCATAAGCATCAAACGCTTTTATTTTCAGCCACGTTTTCAGACAAGGTAAAGAGTATTGCAAAGCAGTTTCTTACTCACCCTAAAGTGATACAAACGGCTAAGCAAAACACAACATCAGGTAAAGTGAAGCAATCCGTTTATTGGGTGTCCGAAGAACGCAAACGAGAACTGTTGTCTGAACTAATCGGGGTAAACAACTGGCAGCAGGTGCTGGTGTTCGCGGGTACAAAAGAGAGTGCCAACATACTTGCCAAGGAGCTAAAGCTCGATGGTATCAAAGCTGCGCTTGTACATGGCGATCGCTCTCAAGGGGCTAGAAACAAAGCGCTCGAACAGTTTGTTGCTGGCCAAGTCAGAGTGCTTGTTGCTACAGACGTTGCTGCAAGAGGCTTAGATATTGAAGATTTACCTTATGTGGTCAATTTTCATTTGCCGTTTTTAGCCGAAGATTATGTCCATCGCGTCGGCCGTACCGGTCGTGCAGGCAAAACAGGTACTGCAATTTCTTTGGTTAGCCCAAAAGATGAAAAGTTTTTAGGCAATATCGAGCAGCTTGTTGGCAGACGATTTGAGCGTATCGTTGTACCAGGTTACGAAATGGATAGACCTGTGCCTGAGCACGTTACACAGGCGAATAGCAAAGCTGATAAACCTAATCGATACAAGGCGACTCAAGCTAAAAATCAAGCGATAGCTAAAAAACGAAATAGCAAAACAAACACTCGTAAGGGTCACAAAAAACCAGCAATCGCGAGTAAAAAACGTAAACGATGA
- a CDS encoding alanine/glycine:cation symporter family protein, producing the protein MLEQWIDAANGVLWGSILIYLLVGCGVWFTFRLGLIQVRHFTHMFTLLKGSRHADEQGISPFQALSTSLAARVGTGNLMGVAVAITLGGPGAIFWMWLIAFIGMATAYAESTLGQVYKEKDHKGNFRGGPAYYMSKGLKNRYMAILFSLCLFFGYGFVFSAVQAYSITDAFNGSFGIEPLVTGAVITFFSAIIVFGGLKSIARFAELTVPVMGIAYILVALVVVLLNLEHIPAALMNIIAHAFGWQEAAGGTVGAAMINGIKRGLYSNEAGQGSAPNVAAAAVPYPNHPASQGYIQMSAVFFDTILICTGTALIILLAAPANIEAEGIQFTQQALAYHVGDWGSYFITFAILLFAFTSIVGNFAYAENNLKYLGLDTRAGHWFLRIVFLAMLLYGSSSTLGEMISLADFAIALMTIVNVIALFMLSKVVVNVTKDYQAQKQQGKLPEYQVTEETEKKLNLTKGIWR; encoded by the coding sequence ATGCTTGAACAATGGATTGATGCTGCCAATGGTGTACTTTGGGGTAGTATTCTAATTTACTTATTAGTCGGTTGCGGTGTTTGGTTTACCTTCCGATTAGGGCTTATCCAAGTACGCCACTTTACTCACATGTTCACCTTACTTAAAGGCAGTAGGCATGCAGATGAGCAGGGCATTTCTCCTTTTCAAGCATTAAGTACTTCACTTGCAGCGCGAGTTGGTACGGGTAATTTAATGGGGGTGGCTGTAGCCATTACATTGGGTGGCCCAGGCGCGATATTTTGGATGTGGTTAATCGCCTTTATTGGTATGGCGACTGCCTACGCTGAAAGCACTTTAGGCCAGGTATACAAAGAAAAAGATCACAAAGGCAATTTTCGTGGCGGCCCAGCCTATTACATGAGTAAAGGCCTTAAAAATCGATATATGGCTATCCTGTTCTCACTGTGTTTATTCTTTGGTTACGGCTTTGTGTTTAGCGCGGTACAAGCATATTCCATCACTGATGCATTCAATGGCAGCTTTGGTATTGAGCCCTTAGTAACCGGCGCAGTTATCACCTTCTTTAGCGCAATTATTGTGTTTGGCGGTTTAAAATCCATCGCTCGTTTTGCTGAGTTGACGGTACCTGTAATGGGTATTGCCTACATTTTAGTGGCACTCGTTGTTGTGCTATTGAACTTAGAGCATATTCCTGCAGCATTGATGAACATTATTGCTCATGCTTTTGGCTGGCAAGAGGCTGCTGGTGGCACAGTAGGTGCCGCCATGATAAATGGTATAAAACGTGGTTTGTATTCTAATGAAGCAGGGCAAGGTAGTGCACCAAATGTTGCTGCCGCTGCCGTTCCTTATCCGAATCATCCAGCGTCGCAAGGGTATATCCAAATGTCAGCTGTGTTCTTTGATACGATTTTGATATGTACTGGCACAGCGCTTATTATCTTACTAGCAGCGCCAGCGAACATCGAAGCAGAAGGTATTCAATTTACGCAACAAGCGTTGGCTTATCATGTCGGCGATTGGGGCAGCTATTTTATTACATTTGCCATATTGCTGTTTGCGTTTACATCGATTGTCGGCAACTTTGCATATGCCGAAAACAACCTTAAATACTTAGGTTTAGATACGAGAGCCGGGCATTGGTTTTTACGTATCGTCTTTTTAGCAATGTTGCTTTATGGCTCGAGTTCAACGCTTGGCGAAATGATTTCGCTAGCAGACTTCGCAATTGCATTAATGACGATTGTCAATGTTATCGCACTGTTCATGTTGTCAAAGGTTGTGGTGAACGTGACCAAAGATTATCAAGCGCAGAAACAGCAGGGTAAGTTGCCAGAATATCAGGTGACTGAAGAAACAGAGAAAAAATTAAACTTAACGAAAGGTATTTGGCGTTAA
- a CDS encoding leucyl aminopeptidase family protein, producing MMTILLTNSGDIPLHVIEQKAFATWLSEQEEHVQNWLLHTNFSSGVTTIPGESGRIALALCVANNIDQFFATGDLVNKLPPNSYQLMTHEGAELATAFSWLAGSYRFSRYLEQSNTFPTLALENQAVIDTATQLFDATAMVRDLVNTPAGDMMPEHLSETMQALAAKFSGDFSEIVGDELLTENYPTIHAVGRASVHAPRLLDLTWGDENAPKVTLVGKGVCFDSGGLDLKPAAGMRQMKKDMGGSAHVIGLAQLIMSANLPVRLRVLVPAVENAVAGNAFRPGDVIKTRQGLTVEIDNTDAEGRLVMCDALTEAETQSPDLLIDFATLTGAMRVALGTELPGFFSTSKNIANELIEAGDAVDDPVWQMPLFQSYNDLLKSDIADLSNCAVGPFGGAITAALYLQHFVGASTNWLHFDIMAFNNRALPGKPKGGEAFGIRAVFEYLQRRYSA from the coding sequence ATTATGACAATTTTACTTACCAATAGCGGCGACATACCGTTACATGTTATTGAGCAAAAAGCGTTTGCCACTTGGTTAAGCGAACAAGAAGAACATGTTCAAAATTGGTTACTTCACACCAACTTTTCATCTGGTGTTACTACGATTCCTGGTGAGTCAGGTCGTATCGCTTTAGCGCTATGCGTCGCAAATAACATTGATCAATTTTTCGCTACAGGTGATCTAGTTAATAAACTACCACCGAATAGTTATCAACTGATGACACACGAAGGCGCGGAACTGGCGACGGCATTTTCTTGGTTAGCTGGCAGTTATCGCTTTTCTCGTTACTTAGAACAATCAAACACGTTTCCTACGTTAGCGCTAGAGAATCAGGCAGTTATCGATACCGCAACACAACTATTTGATGCAACGGCTATGGTGCGCGATCTAGTGAATACGCCTGCAGGCGATATGATGCCAGAGCATTTGTCGGAAACGATGCAAGCACTAGCAGCTAAGTTTTCTGGCGATTTCTCTGAAATCGTTGGCGATGAATTATTAACTGAAAACTATCCAACTATTCATGCGGTAGGCCGCGCGAGTGTTCATGCACCTCGATTATTAGATTTAACTTGGGGCGATGAAAATGCGCCCAAAGTCACATTAGTGGGCAAAGGCGTTTGTTTTGATAGTGGCGGTCTAGATTTGAAACCTGCTGCAGGTATGAGACAAATGAAAAAAGACATGGGGGGAAGTGCCCATGTTATTGGTCTTGCACAACTCATTATGTCAGCCAATTTGCCAGTGCGTTTGAGGGTGCTAGTACCTGCTGTTGAAAACGCAGTTGCAGGAAATGCATTTAGACCAGGTGATGTGATTAAAACACGCCAAGGTTTAACGGTTGAAATCGACAATACAGATGCCGAAGGCAGACTAGTTATGTGTGATGCGCTTACTGAAGCCGAAACCCAGTCACCTGATCTGCTTATTGATTTTGCCACATTAACTGGCGCAATGCGGGTGGCACTTGGTACTGAGTTACCAGGCTTTTTCTCAACTAGCAAAAACATTGCTAATGAGCTTATTGAAGCTGGCGACGCGGTTGATGATCCTGTTTGGCAAATGCCACTGTTCCAGTCGTATAACGACTTGCTAAAAAGTGATATTGCCGATCTTTCTAACTGTGCCGTTGGTCCATTTGGCGGCGCGATAACGGCGGCGCTTTACCTACAACATTTTGTCGGTGCGAGCACTAATTGGCTCCACTTCGACATAATGGCATTTAACAACCGAGCGTTGCCGGGCAAGCCAAAAGGCGGTGAAGCCTTTGGTATACGTGCTGTATTTGAATATTTGCAACGCCGCTATAGCGCTTAA
- a CDS encoding acyl-CoA thioesterase: MRFLSRRLVMPNDLNYAYALFGGRALEWIDEEAAIYAICQLETNCLVTKHIGAISFESPAVQGDVVEFGLKTKSVGRTSITVTCLMRNKATKKTICLADDIVFVKVDPDSKLPVPHGKTLDGLESQTKEEIKRLNMDPRLDG; the protein is encoded by the coding sequence ATGCGATTTTTATCACGCCGTCTAGTTATGCCTAACGATCTAAACTATGCATATGCACTGTTTGGTGGTAGAGCATTAGAATGGATAGATGAAGAAGCGGCAATTTATGCAATTTGCCAGTTAGAAACAAATTGCCTTGTAACTAAACATATTGGTGCGATAAGTTTTGAATCGCCAGCGGTACAGGGTGATGTTGTAGAGTTTGGTTTGAAAACGAAAAGCGTCGGTCGTACGTCGATTACGGTGACTTGTTTGATGCGTAACAAAGCAACGAAGAAAACGATCTGCCTAGCAGACGATATTGTCTTTGTAAAAGTAGACCCAGACAGCAAGCTACCAGTACCACATGGTAAAACCCTCGATGGGCTTGAATCCCAAACAAAAGAAGAAATAAAACGCCTTAATATGGATCCAAGGCTCGACGGATAA
- a CDS encoding error-prone DNA polymerase: MGSGLFKVTLDRLMYAELICQTNFSFLQGASHPHELVQQAEALGYSAIAITDECSVAGVVRAYSHIQAEALDIKLIIGASFKYQAVNGATVAFTLLCPNRQAYAELCRVITNSRRRAGKGQYQLDLWDLKTIKQCLVLWSPSGDVDADDYWASWLKKHMRQRLYIALKRHLTAGEHSQVSYCRQLAKSMSIMAVATGGVLMHEKSRLPLHHTLTAIRLGKTVAQLGKEALSNAEASLRPISTLQKLFLETELEASLAIANQCQFCLSSLRYEYPAELIPEGKTAIGYLRELVKKGKQIRFPAGVPAEIESTIEKELILIEQLQYEHFFITIYDVVQFAKKQKILYQGRGSAANSVVCYCLEITAVDPRQISVLFERFISQERQEPPDIDVDFEHQRREEVFQYLYQKYGRERTAIAATVVTYRLKSAIREVGKALGINETQLAFFIKHINRRDKDSPWDQQVMELGIDPSTKLGQQFVSLVEQIKGFPRHLSQHVGGFVISSGPLYELVPVENAAMEGRTVIQWDKDDLETLALLKVDVLALGMLTAIRKTFDLVKQHYGFTLSIADITRMGDDKQVYAQIQQADTVGVFQIESRAQMSMLPRLKPACYYDLVIQIAIVRPGPIQGGMVHPFLKRRDGSEPVTYPSEAVKSVLARTLGVPIFQEQVIKLAMVAAGFTGGEADQLRRAMGKWKRNGELVHFREKLVTGMTARGYDEGFAQQLFEQICGFGEYGFPESHSASFAVLAYVSSWLKHYFPQAFYTALLNSLPMGFYSPSQLIQDAQRHQIQVLPVCVNHSRWHHQLVYQQGQFCLRLGFCLVKGFSEQQSELLEQKRGKEGFTRLAQIKALGLKRNELQALASANCFQALSGDRFNTRWQLMDKEDELPLFSQQAMSQETIDIAPNTHDNLIEDYASLGLSLDHHPIGLLKSAGLLTDTTSAQDLASIRHQSVVKVAGVVTGRQSPGTASGVTFMTLEDETGNMNVVVWVATARAQKQSFLSAKVLKVTGVLEREKQVVHVIAGRLEDITEQLGEIQSSSRDFH; this comes from the coding sequence ATGGGCAGTGGTTTATTCAAGGTTACTTTGGATAGGCTTATGTATGCAGAATTGATATGCCAAACCAATTTTTCGTTTCTACAAGGTGCTTCTCACCCGCATGAACTTGTACAGCAGGCAGAAGCCTTGGGTTATAGCGCTATCGCTATTACCGATGAATGTTCAGTAGCAGGGGTGGTACGTGCCTATAGCCATATACAAGCAGAAGCGTTAGATATAAAGCTTATTATCGGCGCGAGTTTTAAATATCAAGCGGTTAATGGCGCTACTGTGGCCTTTACATTGCTTTGCCCTAATCGACAGGCTTATGCAGAACTATGCCGTGTTATTACTAACAGTCGTCGTCGTGCAGGCAAGGGGCAGTATCAACTAGATTTATGGGATTTAAAAACCATTAAGCAATGCCTTGTATTATGGTCACCATCTGGCGACGTAGACGCTGATGATTATTGGGCTAGTTGGCTAAAAAAGCATATGAGGCAACGCTTATATATCGCGTTAAAACGTCATTTAACGGCAGGTGAACATAGCCAGGTAAGTTATTGCAGACAACTTGCAAAATCAATGAGTATTATGGCAGTGGCAACAGGTGGTGTGCTGATGCATGAAAAAAGCCGACTACCACTGCATCATACATTGACAGCAATTCGTTTAGGCAAAACAGTTGCTCAGCTAGGTAAAGAAGCATTGAGCAATGCTGAAGCGTCGCTTAGGCCCATCTCTACATTACAAAAACTCTTCCTTGAAACCGAACTTGAAGCAAGCTTAGCGATTGCTAATCAGTGTCAGTTTTGTCTGTCGTCACTGCGTTATGAATATCCTGCAGAGCTTATCCCTGAAGGAAAAACAGCGATTGGCTATCTGCGGGAACTGGTCAAAAAGGGAAAGCAGATACGATTTCCAGCGGGTGTACCTGCAGAGATTGAGTCTACCATTGAGAAAGAATTGATCTTGATTGAGCAATTACAATACGAGCACTTCTTTATTACCATTTATGATGTAGTGCAGTTTGCTAAAAAGCAAAAGATTCTCTATCAAGGTAGGGGGTCTGCTGCTAACTCAGTGGTGTGTTATTGCCTTGAAATTACAGCGGTAGATCCTCGTCAAATTTCGGTATTGTTTGAACGCTTTATATCACAAGAGCGGCAAGAACCACCGGATATTGATGTTGACTTTGAGCATCAAAGGCGAGAGGAAGTGTTTCAGTATCTTTATCAAAAATATGGTAGAGAACGTACCGCTATTGCCGCAACCGTAGTGACTTATCGCTTGAAAAGCGCAATCAGAGAAGTGGGTAAAGCACTGGGTATAAACGAAACACAGCTTGCCTTTTTTATTAAGCACATTAATCGTCGTGATAAAGATAGCCCGTGGGACCAACAAGTGATGGAGCTAGGCATCGATCCCAGTACAAAACTGGGGCAGCAGTTTGTTAGTCTGGTTGAGCAAATTAAAGGGTTCCCTCGTCATTTGTCTCAACATGTCGGCGGTTTTGTTATTTCGTCAGGGCCATTATATGAATTGGTACCGGTAGAAAATGCCGCCATGGAAGGACGTACGGTGATCCAATGGGATAAAGACGACTTAGAAACGTTAGCCTTATTGAAGGTCGATGTATTGGCGCTTGGTATGTTAACAGCGATAAGAAAGACCTTTGATTTAGTTAAGCAGCATTATGGTTTTACCTTGTCGATTGCTGATATCACCCGTATGGGGGATGACAAACAAGTTTATGCGCAAATCCAGCAAGCAGACACTGTGGGTGTTTTTCAAATCGAATCGCGGGCACAAATGAGCATGCTACCTAGATTGAAGCCAGCATGTTATTACGATTTAGTTATTCAAATTGCCATTGTGCGCCCAGGTCCTATTCAAGGGGGGATGGTACATCCTTTTTTGAAGCGTAGAGATGGCAGTGAACCTGTAACATACCCCTCTGAGGCAGTAAAAAGTGTATTGGCGAGAACCTTAGGTGTGCCTATTTTTCAGGAGCAAGTGATTAAGCTTGCTATGGTCGCTGCCGGCTTTACTGGTGGAGAAGCTGATCAACTTCGTAGAGCAATGGGAAAATGGAAACGCAACGGAGAGCTTGTACATTTTAGAGAAAAGCTTGTGACCGGCATGACAGCAAGAGGCTATGATGAAGGGTTTGCACAACAACTCTTTGAACAAATTTGTGGCTTTGGTGAATATGGTTTTCCGGAATCTCATTCAGCTAGTTTTGCTGTCTTAGCTTATGTTTCATCTTGGCTTAAGCATTATTTCCCGCAAGCATTTTATACCGCGTTACTGAATAGCTTACCTATGGGGTTTTATTCTCCTTCTCAACTTATTCAAGATGCTCAGCGCCATCAAATTCAAGTATTGCCTGTCTGTGTTAATCATTCGCGTTGGCATCATCAGTTGGTATATCAACAAGGGCAGTTTTGTCTTCGTTTAGGCTTTTGTTTGGTGAAAGGATTTAGTGAGCAACAAAGTGAGCTACTGGAGCAAAAAAGAGGAAAGGAAGGTTTTACACGTTTAGCTCAGATCAAAGCATTAGGCTTGAAGCGCAATGAATTACAAGCGCTGGCGAGTGCTAATTGTTTTCAAGCATTATCTGGCGATCGTTTTAATACGCGTTGGCAATTGATGGACAAAGAAGATGAACTTCCCCTTTTTTCACAACAAGCAATGTCGCAAGAAACCATCGACATCGCCCCTAATACTCATGATAACTTGATAGAAGATTATGCCAGTTTGGGCTTAAGCTTAGATCATCATCCTATTGGTTTGTTAAAGTCAGCAGGGCTGCTAACAGACACTACAAGTGCGCAGGATTTAGCTTCTATTCGTCATCAATCCGTAGTTAAGGTTGCTGGAGTGGTCACTGGTAGACAAAGCCCAGGCACAGCATCAGGCGTTACTTTCATGACGCTTGAAGATGAAACTGGTAATATGAATGTTGTTGTGTGGGTAGCAACAGCTCGAGCGCAAAAGCAGTCTTTTCTATCGGCCAAAGTGTTAAAGGTCACAGGTGTGCTGGAACGTGAAAAGCAAGTTGTACATGTTATTGCCGGTCGTTTAGAAGATATCACAGAGCAATTAGGTGAAATACAAAGTTCTTCTCGAGATTTTCATTAA
- a CDS encoding Y-family DNA polymerase, with protein MLWLYLSFPQLQLDSLYARQQSQAIAVVDEASNKVVQRNAIAQKDGIKLGMGLASAAALLPELHLVPYNKSVEQQHLKDIAQTLYQFTADIAIDPPHGLFLKVGNMFKLYQGLTAYWQMVCAALDDFGYQYTYATAYSPLAAKLLANYHGNILCSDKAQLKTYLLSLPIEAMEIDDKQLQQLQRVGIRRYEQLDHIPAKQLAKRFEQGFVQYLLKIQGVLPYPLSFYHPPLTFKQSIELLYDIEATSVLLKPLARLIAALQSFLRIRGLASCHVYCDLTQRDGQKQSVHIRSAQAIDSADKWLALATLQFERMTLSAPVTHITVRCEQLQALQQQAQDLFEPASQGLAPLELVSLLQAKLGHEQVYSVQQVNEHQPEYESQKSAPLVSSSDISADLKPLRPGYILSQAVPLQEKVDILYGPERILTNWHKTSVLRDYFVARNTHGQWCWLYRQHDGQWFIQGYFG; from the coding sequence ATGTTGTGGTTGTATCTCTCATTTCCGCAGTTGCAGTTAGATAGCTTGTATGCACGTCAGCAGTCACAAGCCATAGCGGTTGTAGATGAAGCATCGAATAAGGTTGTACAGCGTAATGCTATAGCGCAAAAAGATGGCATTAAGTTGGGCATGGGGCTGGCAAGTGCTGCAGCGTTATTACCTGAGTTACATCTTGTGCCTTATAACAAGTCGGTGGAGCAGCAACATTTAAAGGATATTGCACAAACGCTGTATCAATTTACTGCTGATATAGCGATAGACCCACCGCATGGATTGTTTCTAAAAGTAGGCAATATGTTCAAGCTTTATCAGGGCCTTACTGCATATTGGCAAATGGTTTGTGCCGCTTTAGATGACTTTGGTTATCAATACACCTACGCTACTGCGTATAGTCCATTAGCTGCAAAGCTTTTAGCTAATTACCACGGTAATATACTGTGCAGCGATAAAGCACAGCTTAAAACCTATTTGTTATCACTACCGATTGAAGCTATGGAGATTGATGATAAGCAACTTCAGCAGCTACAACGTGTTGGTATTCGACGCTACGAACAACTTGATCATATTCCGGCTAAGCAATTAGCTAAGCGATTTGAGCAAGGCTTTGTACAGTATTTACTTAAAATACAGGGAGTGTTGCCGTACCCGCTAAGTTTTTATCATCCTCCGCTAACATTTAAACAGTCCATTGAATTGCTTTACGATATTGAAGCGACATCGGTACTGCTTAAGCCTTTAGCGCGCTTAATTGCTGCTCTACAATCATTCTTGCGCATACGAGGGTTAGCATCATGTCATGTATATTGCGATTTGACGCAACGGGATGGACAAAAGCAGTCGGTACATATTCGCAGCGCGCAAGCAATAGATAGTGCAGATAAGTGGCTAGCATTAGCAACATTGCAATTTGAGCGAATGACATTGTCTGCACCAGTAACACACATAACAGTTAGGTGTGAGCAACTACAGGCATTACAACAGCAAGCTCAGGATCTATTTGAACCGGCAAGTCAGGGACTCGCGCCATTAGAACTTGTTAGTTTGTTGCAGGCTAAACTGGGACATGAACAGGTTTACAGTGTTCAGCAGGTCAATGAACATCAACCTGAGTATGAATCTCAAAAGTCAGCTCCGCTAGTGAGTTCGAGTGATATTAGCGCTGATCTAAAACCACTTCGCCCAGGATACATACTTTCGCAGGCAGTGCCATTACAAGAGAAAGTCGATATTTTGTATGGTCCGGAACGGATTTTAACCAATTGGCATAAAACGAGTGTACTGCGAGATTACTTTGTCGCACGCAACACACATGGCCAATGGTGTTGGTTATATCGTCAGCACGATGGGCAGTGGTTTATTCAAGGTTACTTTGGATAG
- the imuA gene encoding translesion DNA synthesis-associated protein ImuA: MNALLAKLHNKQWLWRGIKQQQQYRQAISTSYPQLDAKLGGGFPTQGVIECKTVTGIGELRLMAAYLKAQQKRGLVVFVNPPSLLNGAFLVHAGLDLQKILCVDSHTGVNGLWGAEQSLKSGCCAAVIIWQSHLSIQQVRRLSLAAEQGHSALILYRDNVKAGFSLPVALSLSCHADIAGIKVAIDKQKGGRPCQPFLVDMSSQWPDLVLPQLPNNVVALDDARIQRVS, from the coding sequence ATGAATGCTCTATTAGCAAAATTACATAATAAGCAATGGCTGTGGCGCGGTATTAAGCAACAGCAACAATATCGGCAAGCAATAAGTACTAGTTACCCTCAACTTGACGCTAAGTTAGGTGGTGGCTTTCCAACGCAAGGCGTTATTGAATGCAAAACAGTGACAGGCATTGGCGAATTAAGGCTCATGGCCGCTTATTTGAAGGCTCAGCAAAAGAGAGGCTTGGTTGTATTTGTAAATCCACCTTCTTTGCTCAATGGCGCCTTTTTAGTGCATGCAGGCTTAGACCTTCAAAAAATATTATGTGTTGACAGCCATACTGGGGTCAATGGGTTGTGGGGAGCTGAACAAAGCTTAAAAAGTGGTTGTTGTGCTGCCGTTATTATATGGCAATCGCATTTGTCTATTCAGCAAGTGAGGCGCTTGTCTTTAGCTGCTGAGCAGGGGCACAGTGCACTGATATTATATCGCGATAATGTTAAGGCAGGCTTTTCGTTACCTGTTGCTCTGAGCTTGTCGTGTCATGCCGATATTGCCGGTATTAAGGTGGCAATAGATAAACAAAAAGGCGGGAGGCCCTGCCAACCTTTTTTAGTTGATATGTCGTCGCAATGGCCTGACTTAGTACTGCCACAGTTACCTAATAACGTTGTTGCTTTAGATGATGCCCGTATTCAACGAGTCAGTTAA